The following coding sequences lie in one Rothia sp. SD9660Na genomic window:
- a CDS encoding DUF3662 and FHA domain-containing protein encodes MGFIDRLEQGLEKAVRGTFSKGGTFEPVDIANRLRTEMDNKAFSVSSGRTIAPNNFTAEFSASDFSRAQQWGVPLAEELCDVVIRHARDQGYSLRGAVRVTFSLNNELEPGSFDVTSTVKKMQAPQDEAAQAPAQQAAPAHPASAPQSVPTRITRPAAPPRTEPVPAHKLPQSRRPAPTPQVVLDINGERVVVRDLPVTLGRGSNADITVEDTGVSRRHLDIVEQDGTYLAVDLGSTNGSYLDGKRLHGRAELRNGSVIEMGRARIVFRLMVRKG; translated from the coding sequence ATGGGGTTCATCGACAGACTTGAACAGGGCCTAGAAAAGGCCGTGCGTGGCACCTTCAGCAAGGGCGGCACTTTTGAGCCCGTAGATATCGCCAACCGGCTCCGCACCGAGATGGACAACAAGGCCTTTTCCGTCTCGTCCGGGCGCACCATCGCCCCCAACAACTTCACCGCTGAGTTCTCAGCCAGCGACTTCTCACGAGCCCAGCAGTGGGGTGTGCCCCTGGCTGAAGAGCTCTGCGACGTAGTCATCCGCCACGCCCGCGACCAGGGCTACTCCCTGCGCGGGGCGGTGCGCGTGACCTTCTCGCTCAACAACGAGCTTGAACCGGGCAGCTTCGACGTCACCAGCACGGTAAAGAAGATGCAGGCCCCGCAGGACGAGGCCGCGCAGGCCCCTGCCCAGCAGGCAGCACCTGCCCACCCGGCGTCCGCACCCCAGTCAGTTCCCACGCGCATTACCCGCCCGGCGGCGCCCCCGCGCACCGAGCCGGTGCCCGCCCACAAGCTGCCACAGTCTCGTCGCCCCGCCCCCACCCCCCAGGTGGTGCTCGACATCAACGGCGAGCGCGTGGTCGTGCGCGATCTGCCGGTTACCCTGGGGCGCGGGTCGAACGCAGATATCACCGTTGAAGATACGGGTGTCTCACGCCGCCACCTCGATATTGTGGAGCAGGATGGCACCTATCTGGCAGTTGATCTGGGATCCACGAACGGTTCTTACCTCGACGGTAAGCGCCTACACGGCCGCGCTGAGCTGCGCAACGGCTCTGTGATTGAGATGGGCCGGGCCCGTATTGTTTTCCGTCTGATGGTTCGTAAGGGGTAG
- a CDS encoding FHA domain-containing protein translates to MASEITVTVLRFAFLGLLWLFIFMVLAASRRDLGVGRNIRTARAQFEDAAVDAPVAPATPAHPAPAAAPPARPSLLTIVDGTQAGATMRLGDSPVTIGRATDIEVSLQDDYASGRHARLFPQGSRWFLEDMGSTNGTFVGDTRLTRATPLEAGQLFRVGRTTMQLKA, encoded by the coding sequence GTGGCATCTGAAATTACCGTGACGGTTTTACGTTTCGCCTTCTTGGGACTGCTGTGGCTGTTTATTTTTATGGTTCTGGCCGCGTCGCGCCGCGACCTGGGTGTGGGGCGTAATATCCGCACTGCGCGGGCTCAGTTTGAGGACGCCGCTGTTGATGCGCCGGTTGCTCCTGCGACTCCCGCCCACCCGGCGCCGGCGGCTGCCCCTCCGGCACGTCCGTCCCTGCTGACGATTGTGGACGGCACCCAGGCCGGGGCTACCATGCGCCTGGGCGATAGCCCGGTGACGATTGGCCGCGCCACCGATATTGAGGTGTCTTTGCAGGACGACTACGCTTCGGGCCGTCACGCCCGTCTTTTCCCGCAGGGGTCACGCTGGTTCCTTGAAGATATGGGGTCAACCAACGGCACTTTTGTGGGTGATACCCGCCTGACCCGTGCCACTCCGCTTGAGGCTGGCCAGCTCTTTAGGGTTGGCCGTACCACCATGCAGCTGAAAGCCTAG
- a CDS encoding protein phosphatase 2C domain-containing protein gives MSIAFRFAARSDVGRVRSKNDDSGYAGHYLAVVADGMGGHVGGDVASATTVLDLTPLDRAGFEGNAGVYLADEIVNANIIMNELVALNPRLAGMGTTCTALLIDGDRIEMAHIGDSRAYRLRDGVFEQVTTDHTFVQRLLQEGRISPEEAEAHPHKNVIMRVLGDVDASPELELRTLDAVVGEKWVLSSDGLDAVVQVAEIEAVMRSTGDLQQVVDILTDMTLERGAPDNVTVVALQVISEDSLSAAITAPQPIIPVRKYGKDGELVGVYSTVEQEAAEPASSDSQAEGADAGEPVDEDGERRAPWRRRMPQHAKMRNALRHGKWRGESFTDGVLNTMTVKAGVDAATATTGDGEDEPTPASVLRQELSERPHDLVGAAANATQTGMIPAVTARTAQNISTLSHQQTTQALEPAELPEEYRVALSNEVAPSPHRWPMRIFVAALTLAVLAASAWSFFSWTKTQYYVGVKDDHVTVFNGINQSLGPVSLNSVVEETDIEVSSLPEFSQSLLRSTITATSQDEAEQIVQNLRDQLPATVTPGTVTTAEPTPSASASASGEPSPASETSPTPDTSTTTQGGN, from the coding sequence ATGAGTATCGCTTTCCGTTTTGCGGCCCGCTCCGATGTGGGGCGAGTGCGCTCTAAGAACGATGATTCCGGCTATGCCGGCCACTACCTGGCGGTTGTTGCCGACGGTATGGGCGGGCACGTGGGCGGCGATGTTGCGTCGGCGACCACGGTGCTTGATTTGACTCCTCTTGACCGGGCAGGTTTTGAGGGTAATGCCGGGGTGTACCTGGCCGATGAGATCGTGAATGCCAATATCATCATGAATGAGCTGGTAGCGCTAAACCCGCGTTTGGCGGGTATGGGTACCACCTGCACGGCTCTGCTGATTGATGGCGACCGTATTGAGATGGCCCATATTGGTGATTCGCGCGCCTACCGCCTGCGGGACGGAGTATTTGAGCAGGTCACCACCGACCACACCTTTGTGCAGCGCCTGCTGCAAGAGGGGCGTATTAGCCCCGAGGAGGCTGAGGCTCACCCGCACAAGAACGTGATTATGCGAGTGCTGGGCGATGTTGATGCTTCCCCCGAGCTTGAGCTTCGCACCCTGGACGCCGTGGTGGGCGAAAAGTGGGTGCTGAGCTCTGACGGCCTGGACGCCGTGGTGCAGGTAGCTGAGATTGAGGCGGTCATGCGCTCCACCGGCGACCTGCAGCAGGTGGTCGATATTCTGACCGACATGACCTTAGAACGCGGCGCCCCCGACAACGTAACCGTAGTAGCCCTGCAGGTCATTAGCGAGGACTCCCTCTCAGCGGCAATTACCGCCCCGCAGCCGATTATCCCGGTGCGCAAGTACGGTAAGGACGGCGAGCTGGTGGGGGTTTACTCCACCGTGGAGCAGGAGGCCGCTGAGCCTGCCTCTAGCGACAGCCAGGCAGAGGGGGCGGACGCCGGTGAGCCGGTAGACGAGGACGGCGAGCGCCGCGCCCCCTGGCGCCGCCGCATGCCCCAGCACGCCAAGATGCGTAACGCCCTGCGCCACGGCAAGTGGCGCGGCGAGTCCTTCACCGACGGCGTGCTCAACACCATGACGGTCAAAGCCGGGGTGGACGCCGCCACCGCCACCACCGGTGACGGTGAGGACGAGCCGACCCCGGCGTCCGTGCTGCGCCAGGAGCTCTCGGAGCGCCCCCACGACCTGGTGGGAGCTGCCGCTAACGCAACCCAGACCGGCATGATTCCGGCGGTGACAGCCCGCACAGCCCAGAACATCAGCACCCTCTCCCACCAGCAGACTACCCAGGCCCTGGAGCCTGCCGAACTGCCCGAGGAATACCGGGTTGCCCTGAGCAACGAGGTCGCTCCGTCGCCACACCGCTGGCCCATGCGCATCTTCGTGGCTGCCCTGACCCTGGCGGTTCTGGCGGCGAGTGCGTGGAGCTTCTTCTCGTGGACCAAAACCCAATACTACGTAGGTGTTAAGGACGACCACGTGACGGTGTTCAACGGCATCAATCAATCCCTGGGGCCGGTGAGCCTAAACAGTGTGGTGGAAGAGACCGATATTGAGGTCAGCTCCCTACCGGAGTTCTCCCAGTCCCTTCTGCGCAGCACTATCACCGCCACGAGCCAGGACGAGGCTGAGCAGATCGTGCAGAACCTGCGCGACCAGCTACCGGCTACGGTCACACCGGGAACCGTCACCACGGCGGAGCCCACCCCGAGTGCTTCTGCCAGTGCCTCGGGTGAGCCGAGCCCGGCGTCCGAAACCAGCCCAACACCCGATACCAGCACAACTACCCAGGGAGGTAACTAG
- a CDS encoding FtsW/RodA/SpoVE family cell cycle protein: protein MSASSAAPAVELPRSRRLTELVLTVLAVLLCPAAMYLVDPEAALANRMWLQALTVQSVGALVLHAVMYMRARYADPFILPIAVALNGLGLAMIYRIDLTTTANAGAAQLMWTGLAMVASAVVLFFLRDHRVLRKVTYISLAASIVLLLLPLLPVIGTEINGARIWISLGGRTFQPGEVAKITLAIFFAGYLSTHRDLIMLAGKRIGPVRLPRFKDLAPMFIAWFVSLAVLVFQRDLGSAILFFGIFLAMLFLATGSLTWVALGLLFVAAGGVLAYNYISHVYYRINSWVHAFDPEIYNQPLGGSGQIVQGLFGLASGGLFGRGWGNGRPDLVSYSNSDMIITALGEELGLLGLGAILMLFLLLVSRGFRAALGTRDAFGKLLAAGFSALIVIQLFVVIGGVTRLIPLTGLTTPFMSAGGSSLLSNWVIVAILLAISHTARAPHVVEEFDEADSIDYEGYEPEGATSVISRITETNRSGGAHGE, encoded by the coding sequence GTGAGCGCTTCATCTGCCGCGCCTGCGGTTGAGCTGCCCCGCTCCCGCCGCCTGACCGAACTGGTACTCACCGTACTCGCGGTGTTGCTCTGCCCTGCCGCCATGTACCTGGTAGACCCCGAAGCGGCCCTGGCTAACCGTATGTGGTTGCAGGCCCTGACCGTTCAAAGTGTAGGTGCCCTGGTGCTACACGCTGTCATGTATATGAGGGCCCGCTATGCCGACCCCTTCATTCTGCCGATTGCAGTCGCGCTGAACGGGCTGGGCCTGGCTATGATCTACCGTATCGACCTGACCACCACCGCCAACGCGGGAGCCGCCCAGCTCATGTGGACCGGGCTGGCCATGGTTGCCTCAGCCGTGGTGCTCTTCTTCCTGCGCGACCACCGGGTGCTGCGGAAGGTCACCTATATATCCTTAGCTGCCTCGATTGTGCTGCTTCTGCTGCCGCTACTACCGGTCATTGGTACCGAAATTAACGGTGCCCGCATCTGGATTTCACTCGGCGGTCGCACCTTCCAGCCCGGTGAAGTCGCCAAGATTACCCTGGCTATCTTCTTCGCCGGTTATCTCTCAACCCACCGCGACCTGATCATGCTGGCCGGTAAGCGCATCGGTCCGGTACGCCTGCCCCGCTTTAAAGACCTGGCCCCTATGTTTATCGCCTGGTTTGTCTCGCTGGCGGTGCTGGTTTTCCAGCGCGATTTGGGCTCGGCCATTCTCTTCTTCGGCATCTTCCTGGCCATGCTCTTCTTGGCCACAGGAAGCCTCACCTGGGTCGCCCTGGGCCTACTCTTCGTAGCTGCTGGTGGTGTGCTGGCCTACAACTACATCTCCCACGTCTACTACCGCATCAATTCCTGGGTCCATGCCTTTGATCCCGAGATTTACAACCAGCCCCTGGGCGGCTCGGGTCAAATTGTGCAGGGCCTCTTCGGCCTGGCCTCTGGCGGCCTATTCGGACGCGGCTGGGGCAACGGCCGCCCCGACCTGGTCTCATATTCCAACTCAGACATGATTATCACTGCTCTGGGTGAAGAACTGGGTCTACTGGGCCTGGGGGCTATCCTCATGCTCTTCCTGCTACTAGTCTCCCGCGGCTTCCGCGCTGCCCTGGGCACCCGCGACGCCTTCGGCAAGCTCCTAGCAGCAGGCTTCTCAGCCCTCATCGTGATTCAGCTCTTCGTGGTCATTGGCGGCGTCACCCGCCTGATTCCGCTGACGGGTCTCACCACCCCCTTCATGTCCGCCGGTGGCTCCTCCCTACTCTCAAACTGGGTTATCGTAGCCATCTTGCTCGCTATCTCCCACACCGCCCGTGCCCCGCACGTGGTAGAAGAGTTCGACGAGGCAGACAGCATCGACTACGAGGGATACGAGCCCGAGGGCGCCACGTCCGTCATTTCTAGAATTACCGAAACCAACCGTTCAGGAGGTGCTCACGGTGAATAA
- a CDS encoding penicillin-binding protein 2, which translates to MNKAIRRAWIAAACVFVLLLGTLTYIQFFDAKNLQANAWNSRTLYESYGSQRGSIVVDGVEIASSVESNDGYAFQRTYSQPELYAGLTGYFSSIYGATGLESAMDDQLSGNSDAQFYDRLAQMFTGNTAQGASVELTIDSELQQLAYDLLDGYKGSIVALDPKTGEILAMVSTPSYDPNALSSHNAESVLSQYAALNEDANHPLYNRAIAGDTYAPGSTFKIIDAVAALESGKYNADSVIPNPQNLTLPNTTVTLPNYTGGQCSTRTSVTIEWALAQSCNTPFAQIAMDLGEETIAQTSSNFGYGQELQIPLAVSQSVFPTNMEDSQLAQASIGQYDVKTTPLQVAMMSAAIANDGVQMKPNLIRSVKSHNLSSLYEFSAEELRRSTSADAANQVTEWMVNGVSNGIASGAAVSGVQVAGKTGTAEIGDTGLNNSWFTGFAPADDPQVAVAVVYEGVDVTTGAQLAAPAGKQLFEAVLNK; encoded by the coding sequence GTGAATAAAGCTATCCGCCGGGCATGGATTGCTGCGGCCTGCGTCTTCGTGCTGCTGCTGGGCACCCTGACCTATATCCAATTCTTCGACGCTAAAAACCTGCAGGCCAACGCCTGGAATTCCCGAACCCTCTACGAAAGCTACGGCTCCCAGCGCGGGTCCATTGTGGTTGACGGCGTAGAAATTGCCTCGTCCGTAGAATCGAACGACGGCTACGCCTTCCAGCGCACCTACTCCCAGCCCGAGCTCTACGCGGGGCTCACCGGCTACTTCTCATCCATCTACGGGGCAACCGGGCTTGAGTCTGCCATGGATGACCAGCTCTCGGGCAACTCCGACGCCCAGTTCTACGACCGCCTGGCCCAGATGTTCACCGGCAACACCGCCCAGGGGGCCAGCGTTGAGCTGACCATCGACAGTGAGCTCCAGCAGCTGGCCTACGACCTGCTGGACGGCTACAAGGGCTCTATCGTGGCCCTCGACCCCAAGACCGGCGAAATTCTGGCCATGGTGTCCACCCCCTCCTACGACCCCAACGCCCTCTCGTCCCACAACGCCGAGTCGGTACTGTCCCAGTACGCAGCCCTCAATGAGGACGCCAACCATCCCCTCTACAACCGCGCTATCGCGGGCGATACCTACGCTCCCGGCTCAACCTTCAAAATTATTGACGCCGTGGCCGCCCTCGAATCGGGTAAATACAATGCAGACTCGGTGATTCCCAACCCGCAGAACCTGACCCTGCCGAACACCACCGTCACCCTGCCCAACTACACCGGCGGCCAGTGCTCAACCCGCACGTCCGTCACCATCGAGTGGGCCCTGGCGCAGTCCTGCAACACCCCCTTCGCGCAGATTGCTATGGACCTGGGTGAAGAAACCATCGCCCAGACCTCAAGCAATTTCGGCTACGGGCAGGAGCTCCAGATTCCCCTGGCTGTGTCACAGTCGGTCTTCCCGACTAACATGGAAGACAGCCAGTTAGCACAGGCGTCTATTGGTCAGTACGATGTGAAGACCACCCCTTTGCAGGTTGCTATGATGAGCGCAGCTATCGCTAACGACGGTGTGCAGATGAAACCTAACCTGATTAGGTCGGTTAAGTCTCACAACCTCAGCTCGCTATACGAGTTCTCAGCTGAGGAGCTACGACGCTCCACCTCAGCCGATGCCGCCAATCAGGTAACAGAGTGGATGGTAAACGGCGTGAGTAACGGTATCGCCTCGGGCGCTGCGGTGAGCGGGGTTCAGGTGGCCGGTAAGACCGGTACCGCTGAAATTGGAGACACAGGGTTGAATAACTCCTGGTTCACCGGTTTCGCTCCGGCTGACGACCCGCAGGTAGCTGTCGCGGTAGTCTATGAAGGTGTAGACGTCACAACAGGGGCGCAGCTTGCTGCTCCCGCAGGTAAACAACTTTTTGAGGCGGTGTTGAACAAGTGA
- a CDS encoding protein kinase, translated as MRPSVDVTLGGRYTLTERIAIGGMGEVWKARDKVLGRTVAVKILKEEYTGDPGFLERFRAEARHTALLNHPGVANVFDYGEEDGSAYLVMELVPGEPLSNIIERDKQLPADRILNIMAQTARALAAAHAQGLVHRDVKPGNLIITPDERVKVTDFGIARLADQVPLTATGQVMGTAQYLAPEQATGQQATPSSDIYSLGIIGYECLAGKRPFTGESQIAIALAQVNDPPPPLPKDVPAPAAALIMCLLSKDPADRPETATALASAIDAIRRRDIPAAIKAVPPLGKFLPQGADTQATQVMTAPTAVAPAAARFGSGVHYEPEPTTARVPSAPAAAAYPTAEPQAKKKSPWGWVSLVLALLLIAAVVWFVLAGSNRSSTTGDTTPTASGTVSTVSVSPTTEEASAAETPTRIEIDSASFEGRPLDDVVNELTAMGFSTRTTGVTSDSAVDTVLSVSPTGSVEVGKTITVQYSTGPKSVTLPSNLEGTDSEEAINAITGLGVNVQIHFEESSSAREGTVLRTSPTSGSRIEVGSSVDVYVAKAPAASASASASPSASASQSTTGSESASPSANSTGN; from the coding sequence GTGAGGCCTTCGGTAGATGTGACTCTTGGTGGTCGCTACACCCTGACCGAGCGTATCGCGATTGGCGGTATGGGCGAGGTCTGGAAGGCGCGCGATAAGGTCTTGGGCCGTACCGTCGCCGTAAAGATTCTGAAAGAGGAATATACGGGCGACCCCGGCTTCCTGGAGCGTTTCCGCGCCGAAGCCCGCCACACCGCCCTGCTCAACCACCCCGGCGTCGCCAACGTCTTCGACTACGGTGAAGAGGACGGCTCTGCCTACCTGGTCATGGAGCTGGTTCCCGGTGAGCCACTGTCTAACATCATTGAGCGCGACAAGCAGCTACCTGCTGACCGCATCCTCAATATCATGGCGCAGACCGCCCGCGCCCTGGCGGCCGCCCATGCCCAGGGTCTCGTGCACCGCGACGTAAAACCCGGCAACCTGATTATCACTCCGGACGAGCGGGTGAAGGTCACCGACTTCGGTATCGCCCGCCTGGCTGACCAGGTGCCCCTCACTGCCACCGGCCAGGTCATGGGCACCGCCCAGTACCTGGCGCCTGAGCAGGCAACAGGCCAGCAGGCCACCCCCTCCTCAGATATATACTCTCTGGGCATCATCGGCTATGAATGTCTGGCCGGCAAGCGCCCCTTCACCGGCGAATCACAGATTGCCATCGCCCTGGCACAGGTTAACGACCCACCGCCGCCCCTGCCCAAGGACGTCCCCGCCCCCGCAGCAGCGCTCATCATGTGCCTGCTCTCCAAGGACCCGGCGGACCGACCCGAGACCGCAACCGCGCTGGCGTCCGCTATTGACGCTATCCGCCGCCGCGACATCCCGGCCGCCATTAAGGCTGTACCACCCCTGGGCAAGTTCCTGCCGCAGGGGGCAGATACCCAGGCCACCCAGGTCATGACGGCCCCCACCGCCGTGGCTCCCGCAGCGGCCCGGTTTGGCTCGGGAGTCCACTACGAACCCGAGCCCACCACCGCCCGTGTACCCAGCGCCCCGGCCGCTGCCGCCTACCCGACAGCCGAGCCCCAGGCGAAGAAGAAGAGCCCCTGGGGCTGGGTGTCCCTGGTGCTTGCCCTGCTCCTCATTGCCGCCGTCGTCTGGTTCGTACTAGCTGGCAGCAACCGCTCCAGCACTACCGGCGATACGACCCCCACAGCGTCAGGCACCGTCTCAACCGTCAGCGTCTCACCCACCACCGAAGAAGCCAGCGCGGCTGAGACCCCAACCCGCATTGAAATTGACTCAGCCTCCTTCGAAGGCCGCCCCCTCGATGATGTCGTCAACGAACTCACCGCTATGGGCTTCTCAACCCGCACCACCGGCGTCACCTCCGACTCCGCAGTAGACACCGTGCTCTCCGTTTCACCTACCGGTAGCGTAGAAGTGGGCAAAACCATTACCGTGCAGTACTCCACCGGCCCCAAATCAGTGACCCTACCCAGTAATCTGGAGGGTACAGACTCTGAAGAGGCCATCAACGCGATTACCGGCCTGGGCGTAAACGTGCAGATTCACTTTGAAGAAAGCAGCAGTGCCCGCGAAGGTACCGTGCTACGCACCAGCCCCACCTCGGGGTCCCGCATTGAGGTAGGGAGCAGCGTAGACGTCTACGTGGCCAAGGCCCCCGCTGCCAGTGCATCGGCATCCGCATCGCCGAGCGCCTCAGCATCACAGTCAACCACCGGCTCCGAATCAGCCTCACCGAGTGCTAATTCAACCGGCAACTAA
- the pknB gene encoding Stk1 family PASTA domain-containing Ser/Thr kinase → MDQQVPETIDQRYEVGAVIGSGAMATVYEAVDTRLGRKVALKVLRTEHAQDVIFRARFQREAEAVAALNHRSIVGVYDTGSFDIQVGSSEVSVPFMVMELVQGTTLRDAMSRSKVDQAQALAYGVQILEALDYSHSAGIVHRDIKPTNVMILPQTAEDRDLGEPGQIKVMDFGIARAAEEAGDALTKANTVMGTARYISPEQARGETVDARSDVYSAACVVYEMLAGRSPFDAPTNVELAGKHLSETPQPPSAFASEEVSPALDAAVLKGLAKNPASRYQSASEFASALKDAQSGILTGSDQDPTEATTAFGAASLGAGAAAGAVAAAPRETEEAGIGSFFDNAQSEYTDEELYGYGYGQDPAKARTKRRRNAWGKALTTLLILLLAAFGLCSVLYYQAKLNEVPVHVVPAVQGLTKEEAETQLRNLNFALKFEEEHSDTIPKGSVIKTSPVTGLEAEEGSEVVVTVSSGPAVLTVPANLEGQSEQYVRETLTNAGFVPGRTTTVNSPTIPAGMVVGVTPGSGEQADAGATINIILSNGKVEVPSLVGLSRDAAIAALTASDTLLSTNIETVTTTAQPAGTVISQSATAGTLIEQGSTVTIRVAVAPVATSAPSVAATTAPSAAATAQATQPAATATAQVTPSAAASARGNNND, encoded by the coding sequence ATGGACCAGCAGGTTCCTGAAACTATCGATCAGCGCTACGAGGTCGGAGCCGTTATCGGCTCCGGCGCCATGGCGACCGTCTACGAGGCGGTTGATACACGCCTGGGGCGCAAGGTTGCGCTCAAGGTTCTGCGGACTGAGCATGCTCAGGACGTCATCTTCCGTGCCCGTTTTCAGCGCGAGGCAGAGGCCGTCGCGGCCCTCAACCACCGCTCTATCGTAGGTGTCTACGACACCGGCTCCTTCGATATTCAGGTAGGTAGCTCTGAGGTCTCTGTGCCCTTCATGGTCATGGAGCTGGTTCAGGGCACCACCCTGCGCGACGCCATGTCTCGCAGCAAGGTCGATCAGGCCCAGGCCCTAGCCTACGGTGTGCAGATTCTCGAGGCTCTCGACTACAGCCACAGCGCAGGTATCGTGCACCGCGATATCAAGCCCACTAACGTCATGATTCTGCCCCAGACGGCAGAGGACCGTGATCTGGGCGAGCCCGGTCAGATTAAGGTCATGGACTTCGGCATTGCCCGCGCCGCCGAAGAGGCCGGTGATGCCCTGACCAAGGCCAACACCGTCATGGGCACCGCCCGCTACATCTCCCCCGAGCAGGCCCGCGGCGAGACCGTCGACGCCCGCAGCGATGTCTACTCAGCTGCCTGCGTGGTGTACGAGATGCTGGCGGGGCGCTCCCCCTTCGACGCCCCCACCAACGTGGAACTGGCCGGTAAGCATCTGAGCGAGACCCCTCAGCCTCCCAGCGCCTTCGCCTCAGAAGAGGTCTCCCCGGCTCTCGATGCCGCTGTACTCAAGGGCCTAGCCAAGAACCCTGCCAGCCGTTACCAGAGCGCCAGCGAATTTGCGTCCGCCCTCAAAGATGCCCAAAGCGGCATACTTACCGGTAGCGATCAGGATCCCACCGAAGCAACCACCGCTTTCGGTGCAGCTAGCCTGGGCGCAGGCGCCGCAGCAGGCGCTGTAGCCGCCGCTCCGCGCGAAACCGAAGAAGCCGGCATTGGCAGCTTCTTCGACAACGCCCAGTCTGAATACACCGACGAAGAACTCTACGGTTACGGCTACGGCCAGGACCCGGCTAAGGCCCGCACAAAGCGCCGCCGTAACGCCTGGGGCAAGGCTCTGACCACCCTGCTGATTCTTCTGCTGGCTGCTTTCGGTTTGTGCTCCGTGCTCTACTACCAGGCCAAGCTCAACGAGGTTCCCGTCCACGTGGTTCCCGCGGTTCAGGGCTTGACCAAGGAAGAAGCCGAAACCCAGCTGCGTAACCTGAACTTCGCACTCAAGTTCGAAGAAGAGCACTCCGACACTATTCCCAAGGGTTCAGTTATCAAGACCTCCCCCGTGACCGGCCTCGAAGCTGAAGAGGGCAGCGAGGTTGTTGTGACTGTATCGTCCGGCCCGGCTGTGCTAACCGTGCCCGCCAACCTTGAGGGCCAGAGTGAACAGTACGTGCGTGAGACTCTCACGAACGCTGGCTTCGTGCCCGGCCGCACCACCACCGTCAACAGCCCCACCATCCCCGCGGGCATGGTTGTTGGTGTAACCCCCGGCTCCGGCGAACAGGCCGATGCCGGTGCGACCATCAATATCATTCTCTCCAACGGTAAGGTTGAGGTCCCCAGCCTGGTCGGACTGAGCCGCGATGCCGCTATCGCAGCACTGACCGCATCAGATACCCTGCTGAGCACCAATATCGAAACCGTCACCACCACCGCCCAGCCCGCTGGCACCGTTATCTCGCAGAGCGCCACTGCCGGAACCCTGATTGAGCAGGGCTCAACCGTGACTATTCGCGTGGCAGTTGCCCCTGTAGCGACCAGCGCTCCCAGCGTGGCAGCTACTACCGCACCGAGTGCAGCGGCTACGGCCCAGGCCACTCAGCCTGCCGCTACGGCCACTGCCCAGGTAACCCCGAGCGCAGCAGCGAGCGCAAGAGGTAAC